A section of the Subtercola frigoramans genome encodes:
- a CDS encoding xylulokinase codes for MTESSISTVSGADPSADTIRDAIASGRTSLGIELGSTRIKACLVGDDASVVLAVGSHEWENEFVDRVWTYSLENVWSGIQSAYADLVEDVRRQYGVQPQGFGAIGVSAMMHGYLVFDENDELLVPFRTWRNTTTGPAAAELTDAFGLNIPLRWSVAHLHQAVLDAEPHIGQVRHITTLAGYVHSKLTDRTVLGIGDASGMFPIDSQTKNYDSGLLARYDDLVAEKAPGLKLAELLPVVLVAGQPAGSLTSAGAALLDPTGVLLPGAVFCPPEGDAGTGMVATCSVAPRTGNVSAGTSIFAMVVLERPLLQVHHELDLVTTPMGDAVAMVHCNNGASELAAWAGLFGRFATAAGTPLATDAVYETLFSEALEGAADAGGLLAYNYLAGEPIAGLSEGRPLVVRSPDSQFTLANFMRAQLYGVFGTLSLGMRVLDSEGVALDEMFAHGGMFRTLGVAQRFLAGALDAQVTVTETASEGGAWGMAILASYVAVAPSGQGLHGYLRDRVFADAAFQTVIPDPGDVAGFASYLDRYEAGLDVERSAVDALSHH; via the coding sequence ATGACCGAGTCCTCCATCTCCACCGTCTCGGGAGCAGACCCCAGCGCCGACACGATCCGCGATGCCATCGCAAGCGGGCGAACCTCGCTCGGCATCGAGTTGGGTTCGACGCGTATCAAGGCGTGCCTGGTCGGTGACGACGCCTCCGTCGTGCTCGCTGTCGGCAGCCACGAATGGGAGAACGAGTTCGTCGACCGCGTGTGGACGTACTCGCTCGAGAACGTGTGGTCGGGCATCCAGTCGGCCTACGCAGACCTGGTCGAGGATGTTCGTCGCCAGTACGGCGTGCAACCCCAGGGTTTCGGAGCCATCGGGGTCTCGGCCATGATGCACGGCTATCTCGTCTTCGATGAGAACGACGAGCTGCTCGTGCCCTTCAGAACCTGGCGCAACACCACAACCGGCCCTGCCGCGGCCGAGCTCACCGACGCCTTCGGGCTGAACATTCCGCTGCGCTGGTCTGTCGCGCACCTGCACCAGGCCGTGCTCGACGCCGAACCGCACATCGGCCAGGTGCGTCACATCACGACACTGGCCGGCTACGTGCACAGCAAGCTCACCGACCGAACGGTGCTCGGAATCGGCGACGCCTCGGGCATGTTCCCCATCGACTCGCAGACGAAGAACTACGACTCGGGCCTCCTGGCGCGCTACGACGATCTCGTCGCCGAAAAGGCCCCGGGCCTGAAGCTCGCCGAGCTGCTGCCGGTGGTGCTGGTCGCCGGGCAGCCGGCCGGTTCACTCACCTCAGCGGGCGCCGCGCTGCTCGACCCGACGGGCGTACTCCTGCCCGGCGCGGTGTTCTGCCCGCCTGAGGGCGACGCTGGCACCGGCATGGTCGCCACCTGCTCTGTCGCTCCCCGCACGGGCAATGTCAGCGCCGGCACCAGCATCTTCGCAATGGTCGTGCTGGAGCGCCCCCTCCTGCAGGTGCATCACGAACTCGACCTGGTCACCACACCGATGGGTGACGCCGTCGCGATGGTGCACTGCAACAACGGTGCGAGCGAACTCGCGGCGTGGGCTGGCCTCTTCGGCCGCTTCGCCACCGCGGCAGGCACACCGCTCGCCACCGACGCCGTCTATGAGACGCTGTTCAGCGAGGCACTCGAGGGCGCGGCCGACGCGGGCGGCCTGCTGGCCTACAACTATCTCGCCGGTGAACCGATCGCCGGCCTCAGCGAGGGCCGGCCGCTTGTCGTTCGCAGCCCCGACAGCCAGTTCACCCTCGCCAACTTCATGCGGGCGCAGCTCTACGGGGTCTTCGGCACGCTCAGCCTCGGCATGCGCGTTCTGGACAGCGAGGGAGTGGCCCTCGACGAGATGTTCGCGCACGGTGGCATGTTCCGGACCCTCGGCGTGGCCCAGAGATTCCTCGCCGGCGCGCTCGACGCACAGGTCACCGTCACCGAGACCGCGTCAGAGGGTGGCGCCTGGGGAATGGCGATCCTGGCCTCCTATGTCGCAGTCGCCCCCTCGGGCCAGGGCCTCCACGGCTATCTGCGCGACCGGGTCTTCGCCGATGCAGCCTTCCAGACGGTCATCCCTGACCCAGGCGATGTCGCCGGTTTCGCCAGCTATCTCGACCGCTATGAAGCGGGTCTCGACGTGGAGCGATCAGCTGTCGACGCCCTCTCACACCACTGA